In Bradyrhizobium erythrophlei, a single genomic region encodes these proteins:
- a CDS encoding patatin-like phospholipase family protein: MFNNWIGRGQNNGEVPGKPGGRRPVIGLALGGGAARGFAHIGILKTLIAHGIVPNVVVGTSIGAVVGGSFAAGHLDTLEEWARGLQPRNVLSYLDLKLNGSGLIGGEKLAAELAASIGDTMIEDLPLKFASVATEVRTGHETWLTHGRLVDAMRASYALPGIFSPVLIGDRWLVDGALVNPVPVSTARALGAEIVIAANLSSDVFAHSTTIYSYGAAAVASEPAPQPASPKRGFGKFFSAERAVKREFFGGGGRPGISSVMADAFNIMQDRITRARLAGDPPDLLITPRVGQIGWFDFHRADELIDHGARAAERAIASIQEVADVLAPTPVTAKAVIDDAT; this comes from the coding sequence GTGTTTAATAATTGGATCGGCAGAGGCCAGAATAACGGAGAAGTCCCCGGCAAGCCCGGCGGACGGAGGCCGGTGATCGGGCTCGCGCTCGGCGGCGGAGCGGCGCGCGGCTTCGCCCATATCGGCATCCTCAAGACGCTGATCGCCCACGGCATCGTCCCAAATGTTGTCGTCGGCACCTCGATTGGCGCGGTGGTCGGCGGGTCCTTTGCCGCTGGCCATCTCGATACGCTGGAAGAATGGGCGCGCGGCCTGCAACCACGCAACGTCCTTTCCTATCTCGACCTCAAGCTCAACGGCTCCGGACTGATCGGCGGCGAGAAGCTCGCGGCCGAACTGGCAGCCTCGATCGGTGATACGATGATCGAGGACCTGCCGCTGAAATTCGCCAGCGTCGCGACCGAGGTGCGCACCGGTCACGAAACCTGGCTGACCCACGGCCGATTGGTGGACGCGATGCGCGCCTCCTATGCGCTGCCCGGCATCTTTTCGCCGGTCCTGATCGGCGACCGCTGGCTGGTCGACGGCGCGCTGGTCAATCCGGTGCCGGTCTCGACCGCCCGCGCGCTCGGCGCTGAAATCGTCATCGCCGCCAACCTCTCAAGCGACGTCTTTGCGCACTCCACCACGATCTACTCGTACGGCGCCGCCGCCGTGGCGAGCGAACCGGCGCCGCAGCCGGCCTCGCCGAAACGGGGCTTCGGCAAATTCTTCTCGGCCGAACGTGCTGTGAAACGCGAGTTTTTCGGCGGCGGCGGCCGGCCCGGCATTTCGTCCGTCATGGCCGATGCCTTCAACATCATGCAGGATCGCATCACCCGCGCGCGGCTCGCGGGCGATCCGCCGGACCTGTTGATCACCCCGCGCGTCGGGCAGATCGGCTGGTTCGATTTCCATCGCGCCGACGAATTGATCGACCATGGCGCACGCGCTGCCGAGCGCGCCATCGCCTCAATTCAGGAAGTAGCCGACGTTCTGGCGCCGACACCGGTCACCGCAAAGGCCGTCATCGACGACGCGACTTGA
- a CDS encoding nitroreductase family protein has product MPDALELLKTRRSVKPREMTGPGPSPSELETILTIGSRVPDHGKLAPWRFIIFEGDARARAGEIIAGVFAKKNPNASPAAIEVEKRRLTDAPLVIGVVSLTKPHPKVPPWEQEMSAGASAMNIVTAATALGYGACWLSGWFSFDRDVLNGFGLKADEKLAGLIHIGKIAKPSEDRPRPVLSDIVTRF; this is encoded by the coding sequence GTGCCCGATGCATTAGAACTTTTGAAAACCCGCCGCTCGGTCAAGCCGCGCGAGATGACCGGCCCCGGCCCCTCGCCGTCCGAACTTGAGACCATCCTGACCATCGGGTCGCGAGTGCCCGATCACGGCAAGCTCGCACCCTGGCGTTTCATCATTTTCGAGGGCGATGCCCGCGCCCGCGCCGGCGAAATCATTGCCGGCGTTTTCGCGAAGAAAAATCCGAATGCGTCGCCGGCCGCTATCGAGGTTGAGAAGCGCCGCCTCACCGATGCGCCGCTCGTGATCGGCGTCGTCAGCCTCACCAAGCCGCATCCCAAGGTGCCGCCGTGGGAACAGGAGATGTCCGCAGGCGCGAGCGCGATGAACATCGTCACCGCGGCGACCGCCCTCGGTTACGGTGCGTGCTGGCTTTCGGGGTGGTTTTCCTTCGACCGTGACGTGCTCAACGGCTTTGGATTGAAGGCGGATGAAAAGCTCGCGGGCCTGATCCACATCGGCAAGATAGCGAAGCCAAGCGAGGACCGGCCGCGGCCCGTGCTGTCGGATATCGTCACGCGGTTTTAA